The proteins below come from a single Gimesia alba genomic window:
- the gatB gene encoding Asp-tRNA(Asn)/Glu-tRNA(Gln) amidotransferase subunit GatB → MDYTVIIGLEVHVQLQTKTKLFCGCSTKFNPDHPNTQTCPVCLGLPGALPVLNREAFHLGMKTGLAINCEIPAFTKWDRKQYYYPDLPKAYQISQYDLPMSQNGWLEIEIDPETREKKKVGIIRAHLEEDAGKNSHDESGRGQESKVDLNRCGTPLVEIVSEPDLRSAQEARTYLEELKLLLTYIDVSDCNMQEGSLRCDANVNLHVHQGNGETVPTPIVEIKNLNSFRGVEQAIEYEVQRQWKEWQKTELSLKDVPKETRGWDADRGVTLEQRGKEDAADYRYFPDPDLAPVTVTDAERDRVTKELCERPAQRRARFAESYQLSAYDAAVIIDQGQTVADYFETVAEGCSNGKQAANWVTQDVLRELNERGLTIAEFPIQPEVLAALLQKINAEEITIKSGRTVFQELLNYADGIPGVEQIQSIIEDNGLALVSDTGELDAIVQTVVEKNEKAVADFQSGKQAAVGALIGQVMREIKGADPKVVRELLIKKMS, encoded by the coding sequence ATGGACTATACGGTCATCATCGGTCTTGAAGTCCACGTGCAGTTACAGACCAAAACAAAGCTCTTCTGTGGTTGTTCAACGAAATTCAACCCGGACCACCCGAACACACAGACCTGCCCGGTCTGCCTCGGCCTGCCCGGCGCGCTCCCCGTTTTGAACAGGGAAGCCTTCCACCTGGGCATGAAAACGGGACTGGCTATCAACTGTGAAATCCCTGCGTTTACCAAATGGGACCGCAAACAGTACTACTATCCCGACCTGCCAAAGGCATATCAAATCAGCCAATACGATCTCCCCATGAGCCAGAACGGCTGGTTGGAAATTGAGATCGATCCTGAAACCCGCGAGAAGAAGAAAGTCGGGATCATCCGTGCCCACCTGGAAGAAGATGCAGGCAAAAACAGCCACGATGAATCAGGCCGCGGCCAGGAGAGCAAAGTTGACCTGAACCGCTGTGGTACCCCTCTGGTCGAAATCGTTTCAGAACCTGATCTGCGATCAGCCCAGGAAGCCCGCACCTACCTGGAAGAACTGAAACTCTTACTGACGTACATCGATGTTTCCGATTGCAACATGCAGGAAGGCAGCCTGCGGTGTGATGCGAACGTGAACTTGCACGTCCATCAGGGAAACGGCGAAACAGTACCAACTCCGATCGTTGAAATCAAAAACCTGAATAGCTTTCGTGGGGTGGAACAGGCAATCGAATATGAAGTGCAGCGTCAATGGAAGGAGTGGCAGAAAACCGAACTGAGCCTGAAAGACGTTCCCAAAGAGACCCGTGGCTGGGATGCCGACCGTGGCGTTACGCTGGAACAACGCGGCAAAGAAGATGCCGCTGACTACCGTTATTTCCCTGATCCGGATCTGGCCCCCGTTACAGTCACCGATGCAGAACGTGATCGCGTCACGAAAGAACTTTGTGAACGCCCTGCACAGCGTAGAGCCCGTTTTGCAGAGAGTTATCAGCTCTCTGCCTACGATGCCGCCGTGATTATTGATCAGGGACAGACGGTTGCTGACTACTTCGAAACAGTGGCTGAAGGTTGTAGCAATGGCAAACAGGCTGCCAACTGGGTCACCCAGGATGTGCTCCGCGAACTGAATGAACGCGGGCTGACCATTGCAGAGTTCCCTATTCAACCAGAAGTGCTCGCGGCATTATTGCAAAAAATAAACGCCGAAGAAATCACGATCAAAAGTGGACGAACTGTGTTCCAGGAGCTGTTGAACTATGCCGACGGGATTCCCGGAGTGGAACAGATCCAGAGCATCATTGAAGACAATGGACTGGCGTTGGTTTCCGATACTGGTGAACTCGACGCCATCGTTCAGACGGTTGTTGAGAAAAACGAGAAAGCCGTCGCTGACTTTCAAAGTGGTAAACAGGCTGCGGTGGGAGCATTGATCGGTCAAGTGATGCGCGAGATCAAAGGGGCAGACCCGAAAGTCGTCCGTGAACTCTTAATCAAAAAAATGAGCTAA
- the gatA gene encoding Asp-tRNA(Asn)/Glu-tRNA(Gln) amidotransferase subunit GatA, with protein sequence MSITSATASELLAKMNSGEISSEEITTACLNEISRRDGSINAFLSVQQEAALEKAREVDQKREAGKPLGKLAGVPVALKDNICAAGVTTTCASKMLENFVPPYDAHIVEQLKAADAVLIGKTNLDEFAMGSSTENSAFKTTANPWNTDYAAGGSSGGSAAAVSAGFTPLSLGSDTGGSIRQPASFCGVVGLKPTYGRVSRYGLVAFASSLDQIGPFARDVTDAALILETISGKDQRDTTSLDAPIPDFTAKLEQPLENLKVGYVEHLHAEGLHPDVKAATQQALDVYKSLGAELIPIELPHAKYCVATYYIIAPSEASSNLARYDGVHYGYRAEQFENMIDMYAASRGEAFGAEAKRRIMLGTYALSSGYYDAYYLKALKVRRLIRNDFEQAFQNVDIIATPVTPTPAFAIGELVDDPLAMYLADIFTTSANLSGIPGISIPAGMSENSLPIGLQLLAPPLEEERLLRAARMFERETEWHLKRPE encoded by the coding sequence ATGTCTATCACGTCAGCCACCGCAAGCGAACTGCTTGCGAAAATGAACTCCGGCGAAATCAGCAGCGAAGAAATCACCACCGCTTGCCTGAATGAAATCTCCCGCCGCGATGGCAGTATCAATGCCTTTCTTTCCGTACAACAAGAAGCGGCCCTCGAAAAAGCCAGAGAAGTTGACCAGAAACGAGAAGCAGGCAAACCGCTGGGAAAACTGGCTGGCGTGCCTGTTGCCCTCAAAGACAACATCTGTGCCGCAGGTGTCACTACCACTTGTGCCAGTAAAATGCTGGAGAACTTTGTTCCACCTTATGATGCCCACATTGTAGAACAACTCAAAGCAGCTGACGCCGTCCTGATTGGCAAAACGAACCTCGATGAGTTCGCGATGGGCTCTTCGACAGAAAACTCGGCCTTCAAAACAACCGCCAACCCCTGGAACACCGACTATGCAGCTGGTGGATCCAGCGGTGGCTCGGCCGCTGCCGTCTCTGCCGGTTTCACACCACTGTCCTTAGGCAGCGATACCGGTGGATCGATTCGTCAGCCCGCCAGTTTCTGCGGTGTCGTCGGCCTGAAACCAACCTATGGCCGCGTCTCCCGTTATGGCTTAGTGGCGTTTGCCAGTTCTCTAGATCAGATTGGCCCTTTTGCCCGCGATGTGACAGATGCCGCGTTAATCCTGGAAACGATCTCGGGAAAAGATCAACGCGACACGACCAGCCTCGATGCCCCTATTCCGGATTTCACGGCAAAACTGGAACAGCCACTGGAAAATCTTAAAGTCGGCTATGTGGAACACCTGCACGCAGAAGGCCTGCACCCGGATGTCAAGGCGGCGACTCAACAAGCATTGGACGTTTATAAATCGCTGGGGGCAGAACTAATCCCCATCGAGCTGCCCCATGCCAAATATTGCGTTGCCACTTACTACATCATTGCTCCTTCCGAAGCTTCCAGTAACCTCGCCCGCTATGACGGCGTGCATTACGGCTACCGTGCGGAACAGTTCGAAAACATGATCGACATGTACGCTGCCAGTCGCGGTGAAGCATTTGGTGCGGAAGCTAAACGACGTATCATGTTAGGTACCTATGCCCTTTCCTCTGGATACTATGACGCCTATTATCTCAAAGCCTTAAAAGTCAGACGATTGATTCGAAACGACTTTGAGCAGGCGTTTCAAAATGTGGATATCATCGCCACACCGGTAACTCCCACACCTGCTTTTGCGATCGGCGAACTTGTGGATGATCCATTGGCGATGTACCTGGCTGATATATTCACGACCAGTGCCAATCTCTCAGGGATTCCAGGAATTTCGATTCCTGCAGGCATGAGCGAAAACAGCCTCCCAATCGGCCTGCAGCTATTGGCACCGCCACTGGAAGAAGAACGGCTCTTACGTGCCGCACGCATGTTTGAACGTGAAACCGAATGGCACTTGAAACGCCCGGAATAA
- the gatC gene encoding Asp-tRNA(Asn)/Glu-tRNA(Gln) amidotransferase subunit GatC has translation MSTQLSEQDVLKVASLSRLKLSETEVNALGKQMESVLKYIDMLDELDTEGVDPMAHAIEISNVFREDQLKESLPREKALANAPQTDGSYFLVPAIL, from the coding sequence ATGAGTACTCAACTCTCTGAGCAAGACGTACTGAAAGTTGCTTCACTCTCCCGCTTGAAACTTTCTGAAACGGAAGTCAATGCGCTGGGGAAACAGATGGAATCCGTACTCAAATATATCGACATGCTGGACGAGCTGGATACCGAAGGCGTCGACCCCATGGCACATGCGATCGAGATTTCGAATGTCTTTCGCGAAGATCAGCTGAAAGAAAGTCTCCCACGAGAAAAAGCGCTAGCCAATGCTCCGCAGACGGACGGGAGTTATTTCCTGGTACCCGCAATTCTCTAG
- the rpmB gene encoding 50S ribosomal protein L28: MGQKCDACGKTPVIGNRVRQRGKYKYLGGNGRQTTGVSKRVFKPNLQKIRVQVGGSVQTQRVCTQCIRSGKVTKAVAKKPFTLPSN, translated from the coding sequence ATGGGTCAGAAGTGTGATGCCTGTGGCAAGACTCCCGTAATTGGTAATCGAGTTCGCCAGCGTGGTAAGTACAAATACCTGGGTGGTAACGGTCGACAGACAACGGGCGTTTCCAAACGCGTCTTCAAGCCAAACCTGCAGAAAATTCGGGTTCAGGTCGGAGGGAGCGTACAAACGCAACGCGTTTGCACCCAATGCATTCGATCTGGCAAAGTGACCAAAGCTGTCGCGAAAAAGCCATTTACATTGCCCTCGAATTAA
- a CDS encoding carbon storage regulator, with protein MLVLTRKLAEGIRIGDDILVKVIRTGKGSIKIGIDAPDHLRVVRGELFDEVQGEESQPVIKGRQEHRDGDGLPDSASLGTLSVVEAARLVC; from the coding sequence ATGTTGGTTTTGACACGGAAGTTAGCTGAGGGAATCCGGATTGGCGATGATATTTTGGTGAAAGTGATTCGTACCGGAAAAGGTTCTATCAAAATCGGCATTGATGCTCCCGACCACCTTCGAGTTGTCAGAGGGGAATTGTTTGATGAAGTGCAAGGAGAAGAAAGTCAGCCTGTGATCAAAGGGCGGCAAGAACATCGAGACGGTGATGGTCTGCCTGATTCGGCATCACTGGGTACGCTGTCTGTGGTCGAGGCCGCTCGATTGGTTTGTTAG
- the solA gene encoding N-methyl-L-tryptophan oxidase — protein sequence MTVRVDYLVLGLGGMGSSALYHLARRGLKVVGIEQFGVAHDRGSSHGDTRIIRKAYFEHPNYIPLLQRAYELWHELEQESGKELFNPCGLMVAGPPEGAVIQGVHLASRLYDVAVEKVSASEVTARFPGFQIPDGFEVTYEPEAGFLYVEDCVRTHIECAERQGAQVYFNEKIQSVTISDQLIEVKTEAQHIIASRLIVTAGAWSSACLAEINLPLEVVRKVLFWNSVEQPGYNLDQGKGGFFVDMPYGEFYGFPSLDGTTVKLAEHTGGELVANPSHLNRELLETDALAVSRFIGEVMPDLKPDPVRHATCMYTRTPDGHFVVDRHPRNPRVVYGAGFSGHGFKFASVIGEILADLATEGHTTHPIEFLSASRFDEL from the coding sequence ATGACGGTACGCGTTGATTATCTGGTTCTCGGTCTAGGGGGGATGGGCAGTAGTGCCTTGTACCATCTGGCGCGTCGTGGTCTGAAAGTAGTAGGCATTGAACAGTTCGGAGTCGCCCATGATCGGGGAAGTTCACACGGCGATACTCGGATCATTCGAAAAGCGTACTTTGAACATCCCAATTATATTCCCTTATTACAGCGTGCTTATGAATTATGGCATGAGTTGGAACAGGAATCGGGAAAGGAACTCTTCAATCCCTGTGGTTTAATGGTAGCAGGGCCTCCTGAAGGTGCAGTCATTCAAGGCGTGCATCTGGCTTCCCGGTTGTATGATGTCGCGGTTGAGAAGGTGTCAGCCTCTGAGGTAACAGCCCGTTTTCCTGGATTTCAAATTCCGGACGGTTTTGAAGTGACTTATGAACCCGAGGCCGGTTTTCTGTATGTGGAAGACTGTGTGCGAACTCATATCGAATGCGCGGAGCGGCAGGGCGCACAAGTTTATTTTAATGAGAAGATTCAATCGGTCACAATCAGCGACCAGTTGATCGAAGTTAAGACAGAAGCACAACACATCATTGCCTCCAGGCTGATTGTTACAGCGGGGGCCTGGAGCAGTGCCTGTCTGGCGGAGATAAATTTACCGTTGGAAGTTGTGAGAAAGGTCCTGTTCTGGAATTCGGTTGAACAGCCGGGTTATAACCTGGATCAAGGGAAAGGCGGTTTCTTTGTTGATATGCCCTATGGTGAGTTCTATGGTTTCCCATCTCTGGATGGAACAACAGTCAAACTGGCAGAGCATACCGGCGGTGAATTGGTAGCTAATCCGAGTCATTTGAACCGGGAACTGTTGGAAACGGATGCGCTGGCGGTATCCCGGTTTATCGGCGAAGTGATGCCAGACCTGAAGCCTGATCCCGTAAGGCATGCCACTTGTATGTATACGCGCACTCCAGACGGACACTTCGTTGTGGATCGACACCCAAGGAATCCAAGGGTTGTGTATGGTGCGGGTTTTTCCGGGCACGGATTCAAATTCGCTTCGGTCATCGGAGAGATTCTGGCCGATCTGGCAACTGAAGGGCATACGACGCACCCGATCGAGTTTCTCTCGGCGAGCCGCTTTGACGAACTCTGA
- the ribA gene encoding GTP cyclohydrolase II produces MADPAKTELPVSNIQHVFERLRAGKPVIVTDSSERENEGDFIVAAEAITPEIVQFLLRHGSGELCVSLPDEVAERLQLNPIVGPEENTAPNKTQFLIPIDHKDSGSGVSAECRAITIRALSDENAQASDFVRPGHIHPLLAKQGGILRRAGHTEATGDLLSMAGLKPVGVLIEILSQEGYGMADAEELQAISKKFDIPIISTAEVIRHRYISEKLVHREVEVPINTKNYGTVQVIGYSVEHENQQPVALVWGDLSSVEAPLVRMHSSCFTGDLLDSLRCDCGDQLHMAMSAIYQEKAGAVVYLPQEGRGIGLIPKLKAYVLQDQGYDTVEANIQLGFKADSRDFTVGVQILKDLGLSKVRLLTNNPKKTDSDVYTGFDLEVVEQVPIVAPPHKDREFYLQTKRDKMGHILPTTPAD; encoded by the coding sequence ATGGCTGATCCTGCAAAGACCGAACTTCCCGTCTCTAACATCCAACATGTCTTCGAACGATTGAGGGCAGGTAAGCCTGTGATTGTGACAGACTCCAGTGAACGGGAAAATGAAGGCGACTTTATTGTTGCCGCTGAAGCCATCACCCCTGAGATTGTCCAGTTTCTGTTGCGACATGGTAGTGGTGAATTATGTGTCTCCCTTCCGGATGAAGTCGCCGAGCGTCTACAACTCAATCCGATTGTCGGCCCGGAAGAAAATACCGCTCCTAATAAAACCCAGTTTTTGATTCCCATCGATCACAAAGACAGTGGCAGCGGCGTGAGCGCTGAATGTCGTGCCATCACGATCCGTGCGTTAAGTGATGAGAACGCCCAAGCATCTGATTTTGTCCGCCCCGGTCACATCCATCCTCTGCTGGCAAAACAGGGAGGCATCCTGCGTCGCGCCGGTCATACAGAAGCGACAGGTGATCTGTTGAGCATGGCCGGATTGAAACCAGTGGGCGTGCTGATTGAAATCCTCAGCCAGGAAGGCTACGGTATGGCTGATGCCGAGGAACTGCAGGCCATTTCCAAGAAGTTTGATATTCCTATTATTTCCACCGCTGAAGTCATTCGCCACCGCTACATCAGTGAAAAGCTGGTACATCGCGAAGTGGAAGTTCCGATCAACACCAAAAACTATGGCACCGTTCAAGTCATTGGTTATTCGGTGGAACACGAAAACCAGCAACCCGTGGCTCTGGTTTGGGGAGACCTCTCTTCTGTCGAAGCTCCACTGGTGCGAATGCACTCATCCTGTTTCACAGGTGATCTGCTCGACTCCCTGCGCTGTGATTGCGGAGATCAATTGCACATGGCAATGTCTGCCATCTATCAGGAAAAAGCCGGTGCTGTCGTTTATCTTCCTCAGGAAGGACGGGGAATCGGCTTGATCCCCAAACTGAAAGCCTACGTCTTGCAGGACCAGGGTTATGATACCGTCGAAGCCAATATCCAACTCGGCTTTAAAGCAGACAGTCGCGACTTCACCGTCGGAGTTCAGATCCTGAAAGACCTGGGACTGTCTAAAGTTCGCCTGCTGACCAACAACCCGAAAAAGACCGACTCCGATGTTTATACCGGTTTCGATCTGGAAGTGGTGGAACAAGTCCCCATTGTTGCGCCCCCACATAAAGATCGCGAGTTCTACCTGCAGACCAAGCGCGACAAAATGGGCCATATCCTGCCCACGACTCCCGCGGACTGA
- a CDS encoding DUF1549 domain-containing protein: MDFRITGSRTPLILMLCGVLTLFLVSGSGATNALAAPAADAKVDFKEIQIGPHPGEKELLSLRGPDSRQQVVVTGVLMNGKLHDLTRDVTYSIANQDIASISNDGYITPLKDGKTQLTVTAKNGKTATIPVSIEGIATPDAINFKNQVVPIFTKLTCNSGGCHGKASGQNGFKLSLLGFYPEDDYEFLVKEGRGRRLFPTSPSESLLLTKGTGVTPHGGGKLIKPDSYEYRLLYRWIEQGMPYGSDKDRTVASIECFPATRTMGQEAEQQISVIATYSDGSTEDVTRMALFEANDSEMAEVNKTGLVKTLNLSGEVAIMARYQGQVSTFRATIPLGIEIAKLPESKNLIDEAVFNKLKVLGIPPSPVANDSTFMRRVYIDITGTTPSEEEVKAFLADKDPAKRDKLIDRLIDSPAYADYFANKWNMVLRNKKLQPVDIAGTNAFYQWIWNSLYENKPYNQFVGEILSASGEFRQNPAVVWYREVNTVEEQVEDTAQLFLGLRIQCARCHHHPFEKWSQNDYYGLAAFFSRVGTKDPTAGSIGTRGFRDKRVFHREGAATAKNIRSGENLKPTALGMQPLDLSPERDPRVALVQWLSRTDNPFFAKALVNRYWKHFFGRGIVEPEDDMRATNPPANPELLDGLAKHFVESGFDLKELVRAICRSNAYQLSSLPNEYNLKDKQNFSRYYPKRLTAEVLYDVFHQVTNSTQRFSGLPAETKAIQITDATSAPYFLKVFGQPQADTACECERSQSANLAQSLHLLNSKEVQDKITGGSSRAAMLAKDTKRSNEEKVKELYRWVYSRAPQEQEMKFALSYIERHKEKPQIAYEDIIWALINTKEFLFNH; encoded by the coding sequence ATGGATTTCCGAATCACAGGCTCTCGGACACCCCTGATCCTAATGCTATGTGGAGTGCTGACTCTGTTTCTTGTTTCTGGTAGTGGTGCGACGAATGCCCTGGCGGCACCTGCTGCTGATGCAAAGGTCGATTTCAAGGAAATACAAATCGGTCCGCATCCAGGTGAAAAAGAACTATTGTCATTAAGAGGTCCTGATTCCCGGCAGCAGGTGGTTGTGACCGGCGTCTTAATGAATGGCAAATTGCATGACCTGACTCGGGATGTGACTTATTCTATTGCGAATCAGGACATCGCTTCGATTTCGAATGATGGTTATATCACCCCGCTCAAAGATGGCAAGACTCAGTTAACAGTAACCGCGAAGAATGGCAAGACAGCTACCATTCCGGTTTCCATTGAGGGCATTGCAACACCGGATGCGATCAATTTCAAAAATCAGGTCGTTCCCATTTTTACCAAGTTGACCTGTAACAGTGGTGGATGTCACGGAAAAGCCAGCGGACAGAACGGTTTTAAATTGTCGTTGCTCGGTTTTTATCCTGAAGACGATTATGAATTCCTCGTCAAAGAGGGCCGAGGACGTCGTCTGTTTCCGACCTCTCCCTCAGAGAGCCTGTTGTTAACCAAAGGAACCGGAGTCACGCCTCACGGTGGTGGCAAATTGATAAAGCCCGATTCTTATGAGTACCGTCTGCTCTATCGCTGGATTGAGCAAGGCATGCCATACGGTAGTGACAAAGACCGGACGGTTGCCTCGATTGAATGCTTTCCTGCGACCCGCACGATGGGGCAGGAAGCCGAGCAACAGATTTCCGTGATTGCCACCTATTCTGATGGTTCAACTGAAGACGTCACTCGGATGGCTCTGTTCGAAGCGAACGATTCAGAAATGGCGGAAGTCAATAAAACCGGTCTGGTCAAAACATTAAATCTGTCTGGTGAAGTTGCCATCATGGCTCGTTACCAGGGGCAGGTCTCGACGTTCCGGGCGACGATTCCTCTGGGAATTGAAATTGCGAAATTACCTGAATCGAAAAACCTGATTGACGAAGCCGTCTTCAATAAACTGAAAGTGTTGGGGATTCCTCCCTCACCGGTCGCCAATGATTCGACCTTCATGCGACGTGTCTATATCGACATCACGGGAACAACCCCCAGTGAAGAAGAAGTCAAAGCATTTCTGGCTGACAAAGATCCTGCCAAACGGGATAAACTGATTGATCGTCTGATCGACAGCCCCGCATATGCAGATTACTTTGCCAACAAATGGAATATGGTTTTACGTAACAAGAAGCTGCAGCCCGTTGATATTGCCGGCACAAATGCCTTTTATCAGTGGATCTGGAACAGTCTGTACGAGAATAAACCTTACAACCAATTTGTAGGTGAAATTCTTTCTGCTTCAGGAGAATTCCGACAGAATCCTGCTGTGGTCTGGTACCGCGAAGTCAATACTGTTGAAGAGCAAGTTGAAGACACCGCGCAGCTATTTCTGGGATTGCGAATTCAATGTGCCCGTTGTCATCATCACCCCTTTGAAAAATGGAGCCAGAATGACTATTACGGTCTGGCAGCCTTCTTCAGTCGGGTAGGAACGAAAGATCCAACAGCCGGGTCAATTGGAACACGTGGCTTCCGTGATAAGCGAGTCTTCCATAGAGAAGGTGCTGCCACAGCCAAGAATATCCGCTCGGGTGAAAACCTGAAGCCCACTGCTCTGGGAATGCAGCCTCTGGACCTGAGTCCGGAGCGTGATCCCCGTGTCGCACTGGTGCAATGGTTATCTCGTACCGACAATCCGTTCTTTGCAAAAGCACTGGTCAATCGGTATTGGAAACACTTCTTTGGACGAGGAATTGTGGAACCCGAAGACGATATGCGGGCAACGAATCCTCCTGCGAATCCAGAGTTGCTGGATGGTCTGGCAAAACACTTTGTCGAAAGCGGCTTTGATTTGAAGGAACTGGTGCGTGCGATCTGCCGCTCCAATGCCTATCAGCTCAGTTCGCTGCCCAATGAATATAACCTGAAGGACAAACAGAATTTCTCCCGTTACTATCCTAAACGACTGACGGCAGAAGTGTTGTACGATGTTTTCCATCAGGTCACAAATTCAACTCAGCGGTTCTCAGGGCTTCCTGCAGAAACTAAAGCGATTCAGATTACTGATGCGACTTCCGCTCCTTACTTCTTGAAAGTGTTTGGGCAGCCTCAGGCAGATACCGCCTGTGAATGTGAACGTTCGCAGAGTGCGAACCTGGCTCAGAGTCTGCATCTGCTGAACAGTAAAGAAGTTCAAGATAAGATTACCGGCGGCAGCAGCCGTGCGGCGATGCTTGCGAAAGATACCAAGCGATCCAATGAAGAAAAAGTCAAAGAACTGTATCGCTGGGTCTACTCCCGTGCACCTCAAGAGCAGGAAATGAAATTTGCACTTTCCTACATTGAGCGGCACAAAGAAAAGCCTCAGATCGCGTATGAAGACATCATCTGGGCTTTGATCAATACCAAAGAATTCCTGTTTAACCACTAA